In the genome of Mercurialis annua linkage group LG8, ddMerAnnu1.2, whole genome shotgun sequence, the window GAAAATCATCGATTGGGTCGGTTAATTCAGCCTGCCGTTTatttgctcacccctactaCCGTGTCCGCTAagcttttttaattttcaattgacaaaattcaaaaacccgccataaaatcaaaaaaaaaaatcaacaattacCAGAGAAATGATTTTATAATGTTTCAACCAATGCGTAAGTAGATTTTTACTGATTCTCCACTCTCATTTCATCTCTTCAACAAATCCAATACTCAGTTGCGCTCAAGGTAAATTTATACTAAATTTCACTCTTTAATTTCTCCTTCATTTTCTGTTTGTTTCTCGAGAAATTTAGTATTCTCCTTTTTTctctttaactttttataatctcatattttttaattgtttgattttcttaGCTTAGTTTTCGTGTGTgctatttctttattttatctagacaaattttaaattattccgtcttaatttaattttaatttttgaaaattggaTTTGTGATATGCGTTAGTCAAAATCTCAATTTCTTTTCCAATGCATAGTGATGGAGGCAAAAGGGGACCTTCAACATTCACCAAAATTAGGGTTTGAAGTGGAATTTAATTACGAGGAAGATGCGAAGTATGTGTCGAAATATAGTGCAATTCTTGTTGCAACAATTCAAGAAGCTAAAGATAAGGTTTCTCAAATTGAGTATGTATTTTGCAAGCAGCTTTACTCTCATTTCCAATTGCAATCTAAAACATTCCGGAAAATGTATGATGATAAGGAGAAAGATTATCTTCTTCAGATTGAAAAACTTCGACTTGAGAATCGGGAAGTTATGGAAGAGAATCGGTGTTTGAATCTGGAGAAGGAAAGTTTGTTAAGTTTGAGAGAGAGGAATCagttaattaggattaatgAGTTAGAGGAGGAAGTTAAGTTGAAGTCTAAGGAAATTGATGAGAGTTTGGAGTTGCAGAATAGATTGTTGCAACTTGTGCAAACAAAGTCATCGATGGTATTGGATAAGGGAAAACAATTGAAAGAGCGGGAGGAGAGAATTGGTGAGTTGGGTGCGAAAGTGGATGACTTAGAAAGAGAGGTTGAAGAGCTTAGAGTGGAGATTAAAGAGAAGACTAAGAAGGTAGCGGAGAAAAAAGAGTTAGCTGATGGGCTACATAAGAACATTAATTTTCTAATGAAGGAGTTAGATAATAGTACACCTGAAGGAGAGAAGAAAGAATGGGAATCCAAGGTGGAGAATTTGGAGGATAGTGTTAGTAAACTGCAAAAGCAGCTCGGGGAACGAATACAAGAAGTTGAGGAGGGAAATGTATTGCGAGGGAATCTAGCTCAACAAATTGATACGACTAAGATGGAAATTTTAAGGCAGAAAAAGCAGTTGGAGGAGTCTGAGAATGAAAAGGAACTGCTTGTGAAAAAAGTGAATGGTTTGGAGCAGCAGATCAATGAGCTACAGGAAAACATGTACCAGACTACTAAAGTGGCTGAAGGAAAGGATTTACAAGAAATATTACGTCAGAAACTTGAAGCGAGAAACTCTCAGTTAGTGGCTATGAAGAAGAGCCACAGGGATCTGTTTGATAAGTACAAAAGTTTGAAGTCCCAATACAATTATCTCTGCGCAAAGTTTGGGCTTACAGAAGAGAATATGCTTTGCCGTGACAAATTAGTAGTTGAAAGTGGCTCGGTCATGCATCCACAAAAGTTTCAAAGTTCACCTGGTATTGTTAGGCTCTTGCTAGTCTTTTCCTTTtctcttattattttatatgttgttCTCTTCATTTAGTGAAATGAAGAGAATTATAAAGAAGAAAACCTCACATAGCTTCATATTCAAATCTTACatcttgaaaattaaaaaatgtttggGATTAAATTCAGTATGTTCTGCGGGTAATTATTTAGTCCCCGTAATGGTTGAAAATAATTCACTAGGTAACTAAACTTGATCATGAAATTAGGCTGTTATAGATACTACAATAATAATGAATTCTGAATTTTCCATGGTTTTGTCAATGATTTTCCTTGCTATATTACTATTACTGCATGCTTATGTATATATGATTATTTTAGAAGCCCACATAAAAGCACAATTCTAAATTGTAATTGCTTGCCTTCTTGTTGGTCACATACAAAACATCTGTTTATGTGATTGATTAAAGTCTAAACTATTTCTATTTGGGTATTCTAGATTTTGAAAGCAAACCTACTGATACTTCGTCAGCAGCAATATTTGAGATGAAAAAAGTGAAGGTTGAAACTGAAGCCAGTAATGGTTTAGAGAACGATAAAGTGGTAAAGGCAATCCCTATGTCAAGCTTCCAATCTCCTCCACCCACTCGTATTGCTCCAAAATGCCCTCTTAATGCAAAATCTGCTCCTGTCATTGGTACAAAGAGGCCTGCATCCCGTTGGATAGAGACGAGGTCCCATCATAAAAGGGATGGGCGTGACCCTCGCGATGATTTCCTTGACACCCCTCTTGAGAACGTCAAAGAAACCTTGAATAAAGTCACCAAAGTAAAAGTTGATGATTATCAAATCCCAGCTCACAAAGATATACAACCTGATAGTTCAGATGATGAAACACAAGATATGAATGCCGAGCCTGCCCCAGAAAAGCAGCAGATGCCACTTCCTGTTGCTGGCCAAAAACCATTCAAGTATGTTGAACCAGTGAGAAAGAAAGCGGAGCGACAGAATTTGCAAGGAGTTGAATGCAAGCAGTGCAAGAAATTTTATGATGCAGTTCTTCCTGATGGAGGTAAGGGTGCTGATGGTAATAACCAGAATTTCCGCTGTGAGCATCATGATGGTGTTTCTCGGCATAGGTATAAGTACATCCCTCCTCTGACTCCCGAAGGATTTTGGAATATTGGATTTGAATCTGAAATgtgattttcttgaatttgaAACTTAACCGAGCTACATTGCCTTAAAATCTGGTCTCATTATGTGATTACGAGATTTTAAGTTCACTAAATAGGAACTAATGATAATGCTTTGAACATATATAGCCTTCCCCTGGTTTATAGGTGTCCTAGGACTTCTTTGAGAGTTTCTTCCAAAACCTTTTGCTCCCTTACTCGGTGATGTTTGCTGTTGACTAAGATCCTCACCCCGATTTATGTGTCCACTCctgtttcatagcattttctTTATAAGAAACAATTCCATTAATTGCAAAACAAGACCTAGGGCTCCAAAGTAGAAAGCCTCGAGACTcatggaaaaaataattttaatgggGAGCTGGATGccacaaactttactaaacttGGAACAGCAATTTGACTTCATATGTAACAGATTTGTCGActtaatgaaataaaaccaCTGAAATTACGGTGTCATTTAGCCTAAGTTCTATATGTGATAAGATATGTCTTTGTTTAGGCTTCTAATGTGGTTTTATAGAAAGGCCAAAGTTTAGATGCAAAATAGTTTTCTTCAGGAGAACACCCTGTGGTGGGGAATCCTTTGCAAATCTCGGACTAGTTTCCATTGCCCTTTCTTTTGCCCTTTTACTTGCATCAGAATTTCAATTCTTTCGACATTTGAGCATTTGAAAACATCGATACTGCTGAAGTCCACATTACAACAATTAGaggttttatttttgttctccTCTTGGATCTTTTATTTCCATCATCTTAATTTTATAACACTTGTATTTTCTCTGATTTCATCATTCCTGCACATTCAGCATACATTAGTATCTGCATTTCGTTTGATCTAAGTAATCTACACAGCCATCAAATTGAGAGGTAGATTTGCAGTTGTCAGTTGTGTTTTTGTCTCTGTTGTATGTTTCATTTTGCTTTTTCTTATATGTATCGATTATACTTACAAGTTATGCTACTTTTTTAAGGATCATATCGCTTTGCAGTGACGTTATGACTTTATATGTAAACTTTCCTAAACTTGGAACAGCAATTTGACTTTACATGGAACAGATTTGTCAACAAAATGAATTAAAACCACTGAAATTATGGAGTCATTAGCCTATGTTTTATATGTGATTAGGTGTGTCTTCATTTTTGCTTCTAACGTGGTTTTATAGAAAGGCCAAAATTTAGATGCGATATAGTTTTTCTTTAGGCGAAAACCCTGTGTTGAGGAATTCTCTGCAAATTTCGGTCTTGTTTCTTTTGCCTTTTTACGTGCATCGGAAGTTCAATTCTTACGACATTTGtgcatttaaaaacattgataCTGCAGGAGCCCACATTAGAGCAATTAGAggctttattttttgttctccTCTTTGCTCTTTTTATTTCCATCATCTGAATAATGTAACACTTGGTTGTATTTTCTCTGATTTCATCATATCTGCACATTCAGGATACATCTgcttttgttttgatttaagtaACCTACACACTCATCAAATTTTAATTGAGAAGTAGACTTGCGGTTGTCAGTTGTAGGGGTGTgcgtcggtcggttcggttttaaaaatgtGGAAACCGtcggttttgaattttatatatttgaaaaccAAATTgttactatttttaattaaaaccgACTAAAACTAGTGCCGAAATTTGTCAGTCGGTTCGGGTTCGGTTTTATCATTTGGTTTGGGCCTTCAAATGGGCTGAATACAGGGCctcaatttcataaaaaaataaacaacagATTACAAATTTAGACTATAAAAAACTAAACTGATTTATACTATATTCATTTACATCCCTTTCCAATGATACAAAATTGCTATTCACAGCTGTACACAAATTATAAATTCTAGAATTTACAGCAATTTAAGttcatatatgcaaaaaaaatgaatttctgAGTTCAAAGTTTAGAATCAGATCCCATCTAATGAATCCCATTCCCAGCAAATGCAATCCGTGAACTGATTGTAAAACATCAACCAGCTGCTTgcagaaaaagagaaaaaaacagACTATGAAACAAAAGAATAAACTATTGACTATAAAACTACTAAATAACTTaaggttaaaaaaataaactaaaaataggGGCTCAGAAATTTGCTTATTGGTTCAGTTGTAATGCGATCTATGACACGGTTGCTCAAATAGGTCGTTTCATCGTATAAAAAAAAGGCATTACAATATTTGAAAGTGGTGGAAGCTTTATCATTAcccaaaacaatttaaaattggaaagttgaaagtttaaaacaatttcaaagtAAATCTAGAAAGTTGAAAGTTGAAATAAGGGGATTTCAAAACAGGTTTATGAATTTGAAAGTTGAAAAAAGGAATCAGAAAGAGTTCCAATTATAAGTTATAAGTCATAATTTGTAATGAGTTAAAACatgaatttgaaacaaagaATTTCAAAAGAAACTTCACAGAAAGTTTGAAAGTTAAAAGAAGCATTTGAAACCAAGGATTTCGAAACAgattaaagttaaaaatgtaaaaaagttAGAAAGAGTTAGAAAATCATACTTTTTCTTTTGCTTCCCACCACCAATTTAGCATAGTTTAGATTCAGAAGGGACATAGCAATCCAATGATAACATAAAAGCTTTTCTGAAGGGTCAAAAGGGACATGATCCATCAAAAAGACATTAGTTGCATAGCTTTTCAGTTTCAAAGCTTCATAAGATCACAGCTTCAGATATCAAAAGGGACAAGGGACTTGGATCATTTTTCCAGTTTGGCTTCCACCACCTCCAAACTGTACACATGATTTACATGTGTTCCAAAAGCAAAAATACTGCATCATTGATCATGTTCTTTTTCAGGCAGCAGGAGGGCCAAAATTTGGCAACTCTAGATAGCCAAAACAAAAGACATAACAGTTCAGAATATAACAGATAAGGCAGATTAATGATGAAAAATGACAAaggaaaataaatttgaaataaagaCAGAAAGAAGTGCATAACCTTGCTCAAATATCTCAACCTCATCAATTGATTCTTCAATATCCAGAGGATTACTTGCTTGTCTCAGCCAATCCTCATTACAAATTAGTGCCTCTACCAATTTAGGAGTTAGGGAACTCCTAAAAGAATCTAGCACTCTACCACCAACACTGAATGCAAATTCAAACGCAACGGTGGAAATTGAAACTGCAAGTATATCGCGGGCAAGTCGAGAGAGAACTGGAAAACGCAATGCATTATGCTTCCACCAACTTAGGACCTCAAGGTCATCATCATCCTCAACTAAGTCCTCAGTTAGATAAACATCCAACTCACTCCTTCGTGTACTTGAGGTTCCCATGTTCCTCCTATGCTGCTTGAATCGTGCTTTCATAATTGATGGATGTTTCTTATTTCTAGCAGCAGCATCAGGGCAAGGGACAGAGGCAAGTAACTGAGTCTGGAAGCTTAACTCACGGACAGAATTGCTCCCACTAGATTCGTACAAGGATTTGTACTCATTATACAGCACGTTAAGCTCATCAACTACACACTTGTACAATATAGCACCATTTACATTGCCAAGCATAAGATACAATGAATATTCCATCCCTTCTAACTTAGCTGAGGGATCAAAAACATAAGCAAAAAATATCAACTTGTTCATTTTATCAGGATCACCCTAATACTTATCGAACTTCAATTTCATTTTCCCATCCATTCTTTATCTCTAAATCCTCACTCTCCATCATATCACAAAACACCACATTTAAATCATAGATTTCTTGAAAATGTATGTCAAAAGTAACATAAAATGAGCCAGATATACGCAAGGTGAcataataaaaatgtgaaagacAGTTGGCAAATTTTCTAACTACCTACAAGTCTAGAAAGTCAGGAATATTACTACTCATCACTCTTAAAAGCGGATTCATCCTCTtcatatttttcaaaagcttTCTCATATAAACAAGCTGTCGAAAGCATTAAAAAGCTTGAATTCCAGCGAGTAGGTACATCTAGACTTAACCCCGTTTTAGTTTCCACCTCAACAAAATCAGCAGcctccttaattttttttaagtctaGCAGGACTATTTCTGATGTACCTCACACACTCCCTAACCTTTTTATGCAAACATTGACATCTTTCAAACCATCACTAACAACTAAATTTAAGATATGAGTAATACACCGCATATGCATATATTTCCCCTTAGCTACCCCAGTTCTCCAAGACATCATCTTTTTCTTAAAAACAGAGACTGCAACATCATTACTAATGACATTGTCCATAGTACCTGGAAAACATTTTTGACACCCCAATCAACAACACAATTTTCTAGAAACTTAGAAATATATTCACCCTTATGACCACTAACAGGTATGAAAGCAATTATACGCTTATTCAATCTCCTTGAATCATCAATCCAGTGACACGTAACACACATATAGTTTATCCTTATTATGCTAGTCCAAGTGTCAGTTGCAATGTTAACCCATTGACTATGGtcttttaaaaaggttttcaattttaacttcTCATCAGcataaagtttaaaaacatcCCTAGTGACAGTCTACCTAGAAGGTATTTTAAACTTAGGACAAGCAGTAACTTTCTAAACCCCAACCCTTCTACAAATTTAAGGGGAAACTCatcaacaattaaattaaaaacgatgaattttaattaaataaaagaaaataacagATCAAttgaatatttacatatttaaattgttaagaTATTTAATAGTTGAATTactttaattgtaaattaaatgaataatatatattttaatttaaaaaaaattataatttataattataatattgttaaattttaataataataagtttAGAATATATTAATGTTTATCTATTTTATGCAATagttttagtatataaattttaataaataaatatatatattaaataatatttacatttagataattaaatctatttatattaactaattatgTATAAAAGAGTGTAATTTACTTTTTGATTCATGAGAGTGGTTTGAAATGTGTAGAGTACTTTTACTTTAATCAATTCATCAAGTAGCAAGTCATATTTGTCCTATTAGACCATTAAAATGTGTGGCTTTCCTTGCGCTGGACCGTCCAACACTGGACTTAAGTGTGACCCTTTTAGTTGTTCATTAGTTGCTTTAAAATTACTCATTAGtgacattttaattgttagtTGTTTTTACGTATCTCATTAATAGCTCGTTAGTAGATATTAACATATTTGAAAAACATGCATCGTCAAAGTCAGGGGTGGAGCCACGTTTGCCCCTCTCAAAATACTTTTTGACTTAAAAAAGcctttggaatttttttaatttataaaaaaatatagtagtaatatttagatttttatataattagatccctcaactttattttttcttcaaaacatctctttaacatttttttaaaatatagttattaatttaacttttatacAATTTCCCCCGTCAAATTCAAGGGCGGAGCCACGTTGGCCCCtctcaaaatattttttggcttaaacaagcctttgaattttttaaatttataaaaacatataGTAGTAATACTtagatttttatataattagatcCCTCAACTTTATTTTTCCTTCAAAACATctctttaacattttttttaaatatagttattaatttaacttttatacAATCCCCCAATCCCCCCCCTCTCCCAATTTATTTCTAACTCCACCCCTGGTCAAAGTATTTTTGTATTGATTCTAAAATAacaaacttttgtaaatataaaatcTCTAAAACAAAATCATGATTTAGCAtaatctaaaaatataatatacaatAATATATgttgataataaaaaataataaacctattaatttaaaaaaaatgaagaaattatgataagtaatttaataaaatataaattaaaaaaagttgaaattaaaatgaaaagtgtataaatataaaagataagtgtctaaacttaaaaaaaattaaaaactaaaaatgatatggtgtatataaaacatactgtttttgaccctcacaaaaacacacgaggccgattcggtaactagatacaatatgccactcaacagccacccaaaaggtatacacatgcactagatcctatcagagtatctaaacaaaggactagtggcacggctgctggcacattacacttatactattgcagcatactaagggtacaaaatcctatgtacattactgataggagtagaatactcCTAGTATTTAGATAGTTTTCGCATCGCTTTATTGCGTTTTGACATGTGTTTTTAGGTGTTTCGATACCTTATTATGTGTGTTGGCGTTTCAGGTGATTTAGAGTGTTTGCGGAACTATTCGGGCTAAAAAGAGTgaagaattaaagaaatatcAAAGTCGGAAGCTAAATCAAAGAGTTAAAGAGAAATCAAGTTTTTAAAGCATGTCTTGGAAGAGAAGTTTATGAGCAAAAGAGAAGCTGAGAAGCAAAAGAAACATGTGTAATTTAACACatgtctcgaccaagacatggtgcttctcgaccaagacatgaagGACCATTTTGCACGAAGGGTCATCAaagaagcttctcgatcgagaagctcaacTTAAATGagcttctcgaccaagacatgggAAAAAAGCTGAAGACGAAATTTTGTTTGAAGATAGAGCTTTAAGTGGCCCACTTCCCTTTTTAGCCCAACATCTCTTGTACTAGGGTGTTTTTATTCCCCTTTTTATCCAGACTATATAaggcattttatattttaggtcAAAGTGCATTCACTTTTGTAGACAACAATTGGAATCAATCAATTTTTTCCCTTTTTGCTCTCTATTTTGGATAGAATCTTCatagttcttggtgttcttcatttaatttccagattttgctatattgggaaacttattaaatacaagtattgatcttttaattcaagcttcattatcttgttcatgtgtTTTAAGTTCAATTATTACTCCAAGGTATTTATTCTTTACTCTATGCCCAATCTTTACTATTGCTTAATTAGTTATGCCATGAtgatgattagtagctaaaccccttgtttgggggttgttatgattgccatgattgattagataggtgattagggtgagggtttatgggtgatgttggttgttgtgcttcttgagcttaatGCTTAGAATAGGTTGGCCTCTTATTCTTTGCTATGTGGTTTAATTAGGAGAACGAGAGTTACTAATTAGATTATACCTAGGGGAGTACATGCTTTAGACCTAGATGCATTAGCATGATCTAGGGCTATTTTGGTTGTGGAGTTTGCTTGATTAGTTGGCTTTATTAACTCTCTTGAAATTtatgagcacgagagtggattagatttcGGGATTGTTAATCAAGTTTCGACTCTTTCaattccggctcgagagagcggaattgattccgtagaatagcttgacccgacctTAGTTCCCATCACCTCAACCCAAACTACTTAGATATGACTTTGGCATGACTAGCAACCTCTAAACGCCTTTTTCCCTATTGTTTTATTCCGTTTATTAATTAAgtgctttagtttttaattgcttAAAGTGTTAATTTCGCTAGTTTAAAATTCCGTAGCCATTACTATAATTCTAATTgatcgttgctttccgaattgaatttccaattacgtgttcgctcactttaaacctcttgtcttcgtgggatcgattccgtatttccggattactacaagttagtatttttgctaacaagtttttggcgccgttgccggggacaaggttgcgtttaattgattgaaagtattgtgaaattcggtcgagttagcgttattttctgtttttttggtttattgttattaattatctttCGTGGTTTACACTCGGTTTTCTTGTCTTTGTTTGTGTAGGGAATTTGATTTtcgtgtatgcacaatacgcgACTAGCAAATCTACCACTAGAACCGTTCCAAGATAACCTCGGTAACTACGAAAGGGGTGTAAGAAGAAGAGCCCGTATACCCGAAGTTATGAATAACGAGGGAAAC includes:
- the LOC126661055 gene encoding protein gamma response 1; the encoded protein is MEAKGDLQHSPKLGFEVEFNYEEDAKYVSKYSAILVATIQEAKDKVSQIEYVFCKQLYSHFQLQSKTFRKMYDDKEKDYLLQIEKLRLENREVMEENRCLNLEKESLLSLRERNQLIRINELEEEVKLKSKEIDESLELQNRLLQLVQTKSSMVLDKGKQLKEREERIGELGAKVDDLEREVEELRVEIKEKTKKVAEKKELADGLHKNINFLMKELDNSTPEGEKKEWESKVENLEDSVSKLQKQLGERIQEVEEGNVLRGNLAQQIDTTKMEILRQKKQLEESENEKELLVKKVNGLEQQINELQENMYQTTKVAEGKDLQEILRQKLEARNSQLVAMKKSHRDLFDKYKSLKSQYNYLCAKFGLTEENMLCRDKLVVESGSVMHPQKFQSSPDFESKPTDTSSAAIFEMKKVKVETEASNGLENDKVVKAIPMSSFQSPPPTRIAPKCPLNAKSAPVIGTKRPASRWIETRSHHKRDGRDPRDDFLDTPLENVKETLNKVTKVKVDDYQIPAHKDIQPDSSDDETQDMNAEPAPEKQQMPLPVAGQKPFKYVEPVRKKAERQNLQGVECKQCKKFYDAVLPDGGKGADGNNQNFRCEHHDGVSRHRYKYIPPLTPEGFWNIGFESEM